A region of uncultured Carboxylicivirga sp. DNA encodes the following proteins:
- the rsfS gene encoding ribosome silencing factor, with the protein MKEENMTAKQLVDTIVEGIQEKKGTNIAILDLTELDNTICQYFVICDGDSNTHVDAVANSVEDYVRKHAEEKPNHTEGFTNAEWILLDYFDVVVHVFQRSQREFYNLEGLWADAERTDIENFF; encoded by the coding sequence ATGAAGGAAGAAAATATGACTGCCAAACAATTAGTGGACACCATTGTTGAAGGAATACAAGAAAAGAAAGGCACAAATATTGCGATACTCGACCTTACTGAGTTGGATAATACCATTTGTCAGTATTTTGTAATTTGTGATGGCGACAGTAATACTCATGTTGATGCTGTAGCAAATTCGGTGGAAGATTATGTACGTAAACATGCAGAAGAGAAACCGAATCATACAGAAGGATTTACAAATGCAGAGTGGATTCTTCTCGATTATTTTGACGTTGTTGTACATGTATTTCAACGATCACAAAGGGAGTTCTATAATTTGGAAGGTCTATGGGCCGATGCAGAACGCACGGACATAGAAAATTTTTTTTAA